The proteins below come from a single Streptomyces sp. NBC_01571 genomic window:
- a CDS encoding helix-turn-helix transcriptional regulator — MSTTHDLPAPVESLLNRAVALPAPAERARLRLAGNLTQAEVADALGVHRVQVARWETGRAEPRQPHRQTYARLLAGLAAKLEGTRQD; from the coding sequence ATGTCGACCACGCACGATCTTCCCGCGCCCGTTGAGTCCCTTTTGAACAGGGCCGTTGCCCTTCCGGCTCCCGCCGAGAGGGCCCGGCTGCGACTCGCCGGAAATCTGACGCAGGCCGAAGTAGCCGACGCCCTCGGCGTCCATCGGGTCCAGGTGGCCCGCTGGGAGACCGGCAGGGCGGAGCCTCGGCAGCCGCACCGACAGACGTACGCGCGGCTCCTTGCCGGACTCGCAGCAAAGTTGGAGGGCACCCGCCAGGACTGA
- a CDS encoding IS5 family transposase: MPALPSWLTEPLWDQFVALLPKRPEFHPDHPLGCHRRRISDRIIFDKMLQLLRFGCSYEAIADTACSATTIRTRRDEWIQLGVFAQLKKIALDSYDRIVGLVLDQIAVDGSITKAPGGGEAAGRSPVDRGKQGLKRSGMTDGYGIPLGRVLAGANRHDSPLLAPTLDRLDDLGPLPDDITVHLDAGYDSDKTRELLSERGLHGRIAHKGEKAPIQASRRWHVERTHAWQNAFYRLARCYERRATVIDAFFDLADTIITVRSLIRRAWTTHRWDERPNRRP; this comes from the coding sequence GTGCCCGCGCTGCCATCATGGCTCACCGAACCGCTCTGGGACCAATTCGTGGCTCTGCTGCCCAAGCGGCCGGAGTTCCATCCGGACCATCCACTCGGCTGCCATCGGCGGCGCATCAGTGACCGGATCATCTTCGACAAGATGCTGCAACTGCTGCGCTTCGGCTGCTCCTACGAGGCGATCGCCGACACGGCCTGCTCGGCCACCACGATCCGCACCCGCCGCGACGAGTGGATACAACTCGGCGTGTTCGCCCAGCTCAAGAAGATCGCGCTGGACTCCTACGACCGGATCGTCGGCCTCGTCCTCGACCAGATCGCCGTGGACGGCTCCATCACCAAGGCGCCCGGAGGCGGCGAGGCAGCCGGTCGCTCACCAGTCGACCGCGGCAAACAGGGCCTGAAACGCTCAGGCATGACGGACGGGTACGGCATTCCCCTGGGCCGTGTCCTGGCCGGCGCCAACCGCCACGACTCCCCGTTGCTCGCCCCGACCCTGGACCGCCTGGACGACCTGGGGCCGTTACCCGACGACATCACCGTGCACCTGGACGCCGGCTACGACTCGGACAAGACCCGCGAGCTGCTCAGCGAACGCGGCCTGCACGGCCGCATCGCACACAAGGGGGAGAAGGCGCCCATCCAGGCCAGCAGGCGCTGGCACGTCGAACGCACCCATGCCTGGCAGAACGCCTTCTACCGGCTCGCCCGCTGCTACGAGCGGCGCGCCACTGTCATCGACGCATTCTTCGACCTCGCCGACACCATCATCACCGTGCGTAGCCTGATTCGACGGGCATGGACAACACACCGCTGGGACGAACGCCCGAACCGCCGGCCGTGA
- a CDS encoding IS1380 family transposase — MSVQAEGTFYVQAIGLRPKIQVSADGSGVVGHAGARLLADLADATGLTAAYSTALRPLRPRGTGHDPGRIATDLAVMLADGGEAIADLAVLRDQAGVFGSVASAPTAWRLLADTDERTLASLRAARAQAREVAWMQAAEQGEGIPAVRAAGRILPGLVLDLDATLITCHSEKEQAAPTYKGGFGFHPLLCFLANTGEALAGRLRPGNAGANTASDHITVFDQALAQIPDAQLHGTDILVRTDSAGSAKAFLAHVRDVRKRGIRTFFSVGYAITEPVRRAIRAMPDRLWHPALDQDGTLRDGAEVAELTGMVDLDGYPAGTRIIVRRERPHPGAQLSLFDQDEGLRHQVFLTDTPYSGGGSAQFLEVRHRGHATVEDHIRCGKTTGFGRFPSRDFAVNAVWLELSLAAIDLLAWTRVLLLDGELATAEPKKLRYRLLHVTARLTRGGRRLHLRISATWPWRHELATAFHRLAALPRPAS, encoded by the coding sequence CTGTCGGTCCAGGCGGAGGGCACTTTCTACGTGCAGGCTATCGGGTTGCGTCCCAAGATCCAGGTCAGTGCAGATGGTTCGGGGGTGGTCGGGCATGCCGGGGCACGGTTACTGGCCGATCTCGCTGATGCCACCGGGCTGACCGCCGCGTACTCCACCGCGCTCAGGCCACTTCGGCCGCGCGGGACCGGGCATGATCCGGGCCGGATCGCCACCGACCTGGCGGTGATGCTCGCCGACGGCGGTGAGGCCATCGCGGACCTGGCCGTACTGCGGGACCAGGCAGGGGTGTTCGGTTCGGTCGCCTCGGCACCGACGGCCTGGCGACTGCTCGCCGACACCGACGAGAGGACACTGGCTTCTCTGCGCGCGGCGCGTGCCCAAGCTCGGGAAGTCGCCTGGATGCAGGCCGCCGAGCAAGGCGAGGGCATACCCGCAGTCCGGGCCGCGGGACGCATTCTGCCCGGGCTGGTCCTGGACCTCGACGCCACGCTGATCACCTGCCACTCCGAGAAGGAGCAGGCCGCACCCACCTATAAAGGCGGCTTCGGCTTCCACCCGCTGCTGTGCTTCCTGGCCAACACCGGCGAGGCACTGGCGGGCCGACTCCGTCCCGGAAACGCCGGTGCCAACACCGCGAGCGACCACATCACGGTGTTCGACCAGGCACTCGCGCAGATCCCCGACGCGCAACTTCACGGCACCGACATCCTCGTCCGCACCGACAGTGCCGGATCCGCGAAAGCATTCCTCGCCCACGTCCGCGACGTGCGGAAACGAGGAATCCGTACCTTCTTCTCGGTCGGATACGCCATCACCGAGCCGGTCCGCCGAGCCATTCGGGCCATGCCCGACCGCCTCTGGCATCCCGCCCTGGACCAGGACGGGACTCTGCGTGATGGCGCCGAGGTCGCCGAGCTGACCGGCATGGTCGATCTGGACGGCTACCCGGCCGGCACCCGCATCATCGTGCGCCGGGAGCGGCCGCACCCCGGAGCCCAGCTGTCCCTGTTCGACCAGGACGAGGGCCTGCGGCATCAGGTGTTCCTCACCGACACCCCGTACTCCGGTGGCGGTTCCGCCCAGTTCCTGGAGGTCCGCCACCGCGGACATGCCACTGTCGAGGACCACATCCGGTGCGGCAAGACCACCGGCTTCGGCCGCTTCCCCTCCCGCGACTTCGCCGTCAACGCCGTCTGGCTCGAACTCAGCCTCGCCGCGATCGACCTGCTCGCCTGGACCCGTGTCCTCCTCCTGGACGGGGAGCTGGCCACCGCCGAGCCGAAGAAACTCCGCTACCGGCTACTGCACGTCACGGCCCGCCTCACCCGCGGCGGCCGACGCCTCCACCTGCGAATATCGGCGACCTGGCCCTGGAGACACGAACTGGCCACGGCCTTCCACCGCCTCGCCGCACTGCCCCGACCCGCCAGCTGA
- a CDS encoding helix-turn-helix transcriptional regulator: MDDNAAIDALLATATIEQIPLPPAEERRRLREELHLSRAQVAAALKVSASTVGGWETGREPGGEVRKKYAYFLEGAVLKLNAAKPADPSTAGDTSADAAVSEGQADVLDDVDELAAPQPCVLCGQPARHQVEGFPQHLDPGDCTAAAPAPVAAPTVDAGLAQPAPAAAPAAPAPAAAPAAPERAARPARAVPPQRPAQADRSGRGGWQGARGGGRGVKVAPVGRRVQAAADMPDPIRSAVDGALAEHGGDVEAATAALVKRAIPDAMALLDHTRKGGRYDIVAHPWLPDILRKQTARGADQVWEARPKWTRAELPAGAHEVTALDINGAYLSALKTHLPLGQLEHSEGNHHDRKRSGLHLITPPVWEHDAVLPNPVGQRDEPGPLWVTEPTLRLLLRVSGPKYGLCDPPEIHESWTSGATEGLLEKFRTALKDARDRAIADDDVVTLEYVKAMYSKFVSTLGESNYNRELYRTDWMHLIRSQAFANLWTKAFKAYDEGLMVVRAMGTDELHVIGDWRAVFPEGRGVTEVKVKDVYTFGSDTDDPRQAKNAPDGPS; encoded by the coding sequence ATGGACGACAACGCTGCGATCGACGCCCTCCTCGCCACCGCGACCATCGAGCAGATCCCGCTGCCACCCGCCGAGGAACGGCGCCGGCTGCGCGAGGAACTCCACCTCTCGCGTGCCCAGGTCGCTGCCGCGCTCAAGGTCAGCGCGTCGACAGTCGGCGGCTGGGAGACGGGCCGGGAGCCGGGCGGTGAGGTGCGGAAGAAGTACGCGTACTTCCTCGAGGGCGCCGTGCTGAAGCTGAACGCCGCCAAGCCCGCGGATCCCTCGACGGCCGGTGACACCTCCGCCGACGCGGCTGTCAGCGAGGGCCAGGCCGACGTCCTGGACGACGTCGACGAGCTGGCCGCACCGCAGCCGTGCGTGCTGTGCGGACAGCCCGCCCGCCACCAGGTCGAAGGATTCCCCCAGCACCTGGACCCCGGCGACTGCACGGCCGCCGCACCGGCACCCGTTGCCGCACCCACGGTCGACGCAGGCCTCGCCCAGCCCGCACCGGCCGCCGCGCCTGCTGCGCCCGCACCGGCCGCCGCGCCTGCTGCGCCCGAGCGGGCTGCCCGCCCGGCGCGGGCGGTCCCGCCGCAGCGTCCGGCACAGGCGGACCGCTCTGGCCGGGGCGGTTGGCAGGGTGCTCGGGGTGGCGGCCGCGGTGTGAAGGTTGCTCCGGTCGGTCGTCGCGTGCAGGCCGCTGCGGACATGCCCGACCCGATCCGGTCCGCAGTCGATGGTGCCCTGGCGGAGCACGGCGGTGATGTGGAGGCGGCGACCGCCGCGCTCGTGAAGCGGGCGATCCCGGACGCGATGGCCTTGCTCGACCACACCCGCAAGGGCGGCCGCTACGACATCGTCGCGCACCCGTGGCTGCCGGACATCCTGCGCAAGCAGACCGCACGCGGCGCCGACCAGGTCTGGGAAGCACGCCCCAAATGGACACGGGCCGAACTCCCGGCCGGCGCACACGAGGTGACCGCGCTGGACATCAACGGCGCCTACCTGTCCGCCCTCAAGACCCACCTGCCGCTCGGACAGCTCGAACACAGCGAGGGCAACCACCACGACAGGAAGCGTTCTGGCCTGCACCTGATCACCCCGCCGGTCTGGGAGCACGATGCGGTCCTGCCCAACCCGGTCGGCCAGCGTGACGAGCCCGGCCCGCTGTGGGTGACCGAGCCGACGCTGCGGCTTCTGCTGCGGGTGTCGGGTCCGAAGTACGGGCTGTGCGACCCGCCGGAGATCCACGAGTCGTGGACGTCCGGTGCGACAGAGGGCCTGCTGGAGAAATTCCGCACCGCGCTCAAGGACGCACGCGACCGGGCGATCGCCGACGACGACGTGGTGACGCTGGAGTACGTGAAGGCGATGTACTCCAAGTTCGTGTCCACGCTGGGGGAGTCGAACTACAACCGCGAGCTCTACCGCACCGACTGGATGCACCTCATCCGCTCCCAGGCTTTCGCCAACCTGTGGACGAAAGCGTTCAAGGCCTACGACGAAGGCCTCATGGTGGTCCGCGCCATGGGCACCGACGAACTCCACGTCATCGGCGACTGGCGGGCCGTCTTCCCCGAGGGCCGCGGCGTCACCGAGGTGAAGGTCAAAGACGTCTACACCTTCGGCAGCGACACCGATGATCCACGGCAGGCCAAGAACGCCCCTGACGGCCCCTCCTAG
- a CDS encoding AAA family ATPase, translated as MVLTEGQGVGRRRAGWRPDKLREHRSAHGLTLEETGERLRLIAEEAGLEVPAANPQTLSMHETGESYPGPPYRRVYCLLYRATEPSLGFRPALPGEETSQFDVTPLPEQRNGSHVIAVERALTRIADGGGFDSYQWQQRVMEAWKRRRTGGDPHRPCVVLVGGFAGSGKTEFARFLTHLTGWPLVDKDPLTRPLVEPLLLSLGSQAHDRHTDIYRQKVRPAEYAALMQALYSNVNCGISTVVTAPFIAELADEEWMQRLINKCSAQGVDVAPIWVRCDVESMHEYISHRGAARDAWKLERWEEYLQTIDVDLRPAVPHLVVDNRLGTAISLADQARQAIGAMPL; from the coding sequence ATGGTGCTTACGGAGGGTCAAGGGGTGGGACGACGACGCGCGGGGTGGCGTCCGGACAAGCTGCGCGAGCATCGCTCCGCTCACGGCTTGACACTCGAGGAGACTGGGGAGCGGCTACGTCTCATCGCGGAAGAAGCGGGGCTGGAGGTGCCAGCTGCGAATCCTCAGACGCTGAGCATGCACGAGACGGGTGAGAGCTATCCGGGCCCCCCGTACCGGCGGGTCTACTGCCTCCTCTATCGCGCGACGGAGCCCTCATTGGGGTTCCGGCCAGCATTGCCGGGCGAAGAGACCTCGCAGTTCGATGTGACGCCGCTGCCGGAGCAGAGAAACGGCTCCCATGTCATCGCGGTGGAACGAGCGTTGACCCGGATTGCCGATGGCGGGGGCTTCGACAGCTACCAGTGGCAGCAGCGGGTGATGGAGGCGTGGAAACGGCGCCGTACCGGCGGTGACCCGCATAGGCCGTGTGTCGTGCTCGTGGGCGGCTTCGCCGGCAGTGGGAAGACCGAGTTCGCGCGGTTCCTGACGCATCTCACCGGATGGCCGCTCGTAGACAAGGACCCGCTGACCCGCCCGCTGGTGGAGCCCCTCCTGTTGTCACTGGGATCGCAGGCACATGATCGGCACACGGATATCTACCGCCAGAAGGTGCGTCCAGCCGAATATGCAGCTCTGATGCAGGCCCTGTACTCGAATGTGAACTGCGGTATCTCCACTGTCGTGACTGCCCCCTTCATCGCAGAACTGGCCGATGAGGAGTGGATGCAGAGGCTGATCAACAAGTGCTCAGCTCAGGGTGTGGATGTCGCTCCGATCTGGGTGCGGTGCGACGTGGAGTCGATGCACGAGTACATCTCGCATCGCGGAGCTGCTCGGGATGCGTGGAAGCTGGAACGCTGGGAGGAGTACCTGCAGACCATCGACGTGGACTTGCGTCCCGCAGTCCCCCATCTGGTGGTGGATAACAGGCTGGGCACGGCCATCTCGCTCGCCGATCAGGCCCGGCAGGCGATCGGGGCGATGCCGCTGTGA
- a CDS encoding IS110 family transposase codes for MPADTDEEILLGVDTHKDFHAAAIVTVLGAALDGRTFPATTEGYRQLVAWARSFGALRRAGVECTGSYGAALARLLRAEGIEVTEVNQPDKAARRRRGKTDAVDAEAAACAVLSGRATATAKTSDGPVEALRLLKLAKGSAIKSRTQAINQLKSVLVSADAALRESLAGLSNPHLFRRCAELNDSQEDGPADTARHVLKLLAGRIQHLTGEIDNLNKRIAAGVEAHFPGLLDTHGVGPDSAATLLISAGDNPDRLSSEASFAALCGTSPVEASSGKTQRRRLNRGGDRQANAALYRIVLSRLRWDDRTQDYLRRRLAEGKTRREIIRCLKRYVAREIYRLIAPIRTAACPAAPNGTAS; via the coding sequence ATCCCGGCCGACACCGACGAAGAGATCCTTCTCGGCGTCGACACCCACAAGGACTTCCACGCAGCGGCCATCGTCACCGTCCTCGGCGCCGCCCTGGATGGCCGCACCTTCCCGGCCACCACCGAGGGCTATCGCCAACTCGTCGCCTGGGCACGCTCGTTCGGCGCCCTGCGCCGGGCCGGGGTGGAGTGCACCGGCTCCTACGGTGCAGCGCTCGCTCGCCTCCTGCGCGCCGAGGGCATTGAGGTGACCGAGGTCAACCAGCCCGACAAGGCGGCACGCCGACGACGTGGCAAGACCGACGCCGTCGACGCGGAAGCGGCGGCCTGCGCCGTGCTGTCCGGTCGCGCGACCGCGACCGCGAAGACGAGCGACGGCCCTGTCGAAGCGCTGCGGCTGCTCAAGCTCGCGAAAGGGTCCGCGATCAAGTCCAGGACCCAGGCCATCAACCAGCTCAAGAGCGTCCTGGTCTCGGCCGACGCCGCCTTGCGCGAGTCGCTGGCCGGGCTGAGCAATCCGCACCTGTTCAGGCGGTGTGCTGAGCTGAACGACTCGCAGGAAGACGGGCCAGCAGACACTGCCCGACACGTGCTGAAGCTCCTCGCCGGCCGCATCCAGCACCTGACCGGGGAAATCGACAACCTCAACAAGCGGATAGCCGCGGGCGTCGAAGCACACTTCCCCGGCCTGCTCGACACGCACGGCGTCGGCCCGGACAGCGCCGCCACCCTGCTGATCTCGGCCGGCGACAACCCCGATCGCCTCAGCAGCGAGGCGTCCTTCGCCGCCCTGTGCGGCACCAGCCCCGTCGAGGCATCCTCCGGCAAGACCCAACGACGGCGGCTCAACCGTGGCGGCGACCGCCAGGCCAACGCGGCCCTCTACCGGATCGTCCTCAGCCGCCTGCGCTGGGACGACCGCACCCAGGATTACCTGCGGCGACGCCTCGCCGAGGGCAAGACCCGCCGGGAGATCATCAGGTGCCTGAAGCGATACGTCGCACGCGAAATCTACCGACTCATCGCCCCCATCAGGACAGCCGCATGCCCTGCAGCACCCAACGGAACCGCAAGTTGA
- a CDS encoding Uma2 family endonuclease, translated as MPSGLVVPDLVVTDAGATAQDTVSVDADADAVQLAIELVSPGNKTMDRKLKPLLYAEAAIPHFWRLEFDPAPRLRSR; from the coding sequence TTGCCCTCCGGCCTGGTCGTCCCCGACCTCGTGGTCACCGACGCGGGCGCCACTGCCCAGGACACCGTCAGCGTGGACGCGGACGCGGACGCCGTGCAGCTCGCCATCGAACTCGTCTCCCCGGGCAACAAGACGATGGACCGAAAGCTCAAGCCCTTGCTCTACGCCGAAGCCGCGATCCCGCACTTCTGGCGCCTGGAGTTCGACCCCGCCCCGCGCCTGAGAAGCCGTTGA
- a CDS encoding transcriptional regulator, which translates to MPERNIDFGKFGARGIKGHEAVARQLDNLAGYIATPITARRGLAARLTYLTRTAHARAAAAALGFTPTKAQLKSWRDGSVTPRRATLERIERVYRTVRRENVARYLLARLNREGRGTRVEIHPLNQSQVNRPRQREMGLRHMNVRRWDRIVAAWAAGADQELDDAWVEQVIDLGSQWGQYEYVTNVGFAA; encoded by the coding sequence ATGCCTGAGCGCAACATCGACTTCGGGAAATTCGGAGCCCGCGGCATCAAAGGCCACGAGGCCGTCGCCCGCCAGCTCGACAACCTCGCCGGCTACATCGCCACCCCGATCACCGCCCGACGCGGCCTCGCCGCCCGCCTCACCTACCTGACCCGCACCGCCCACGCCCGCGCCGCCGCGGCCGCCCTTGGTTTCACCCCGACCAAGGCGCAGTTGAAGAGCTGGCGGGACGGCAGCGTCACCCCGCGCCGCGCCACCCTGGAACGCATCGAGCGGGTCTACCGCACGGTCCGGCGGGAGAACGTCGCCCGCTACCTGCTCGCCCGCCTCAACCGCGAGGGCCGCGGGACGCGGGTGGAGATCCACCCGCTCAACCAGTCCCAGGTGAACCGGCCCCGCCAGCGCGAGATGGGCCTGCGCCACATGAACGTGCGCCGCTGGGACCGCATCGTCGCCGCGTGGGCGGCCGGCGCGGACCAGGAGCTGGACGACGCGTGGGTGGAGCAGGTCATCGACCTCGGCTCGCAGTGGGGCCAGTACGAGTACGTGACGAACGTCGGATTCGCCGCGTAA
- a CDS encoding guanylate kinase — protein MILYGPPASGKDTVTAALSELDSKYAQFMRLKVGTGKSAGYRMGTAEQLGDLEATGDVVYANTRYGNTYVIDRPGLDDAFAAGVPVAHLGQVDGVQALVDGYAADWLAVLLWCPRNVTARRSAERGDSDTAARLTAWEATRDDLDAHPDMTWDLTVDTTSASPQYTAQLVDELLAQQAGAATA, from the coding sequence GTGATCCTTTACGGCCCGCCAGCATCGGGCAAGGACACCGTCACCGCCGCGCTCAGCGAACTCGACTCCAAGTACGCGCAGTTCATGCGGCTGAAGGTCGGGACGGGCAAGTCTGCTGGCTACCGGATGGGCACAGCCGAGCAGCTGGGAGATCTCGAAGCCACGGGCGACGTCGTATACGCGAACACCCGGTACGGCAACACATACGTCATCGACCGTCCCGGCCTGGACGATGCATTCGCGGCCGGTGTGCCGGTGGCGCACCTCGGACAGGTGGACGGCGTCCAGGCGCTGGTCGACGGCTACGCGGCCGACTGGCTGGCGGTGCTGTTGTGGTGCCCACGCAATGTGACCGCGCGGCGGTCCGCGGAACGTGGTGACAGCGACACCGCAGCACGCCTGACGGCGTGGGAAGCGACCCGCGACGACCTGGACGCGCACCCCGACATGACCTGGGATCTGACTGTGGACACCACGTCGGCGTCTCCGCAGTACACGGCGCAGCTCGTCGACGAACTGCTGGCGCAGCAGGCGGGGGCAGCGACGGCATGA
- a CDS encoding DnaB-like helicase C-terminal domain-containing protein: MSSTRDLPAQSRSAPPDISEQGGANRSREVLRTPPHNLEAEQAVLGTLMSSTGAAARYFAETLETGITAGEYYWPAHTTIHRAICDLHQETEVVDPVTVAARLTERGELAKAGGAAYLHACVEAVPTVANGAHYAEIVRAKAYRRAAIESAQKVLQYAYSEEGDEDDVRSLVEQEFTAIVAGMPGLHAAPPVVDDLYLDFVAELEEIQDGRKIGLPYGISDLDAVTCGMRPGNVTIIAAASGVGKSTLALNAAVTAAKAGAQVMFSSLEMSSTELMQKIAAAEGRLPMHHLTQQGGLTADDWKTVERLGRELFRTLPLRVYRPDSAALHDIESAARACVRADGLDLLVVDYLQLVEIEQARNITREQAVAAVSRGLKNLSVQLDCHVIALSQLNEDGMMRESRAIKNDASVVIKIERPDMNEPESPRAGEVDLVIEKNRFGPRATVSAAAQMHYSRFVNMAQT, encoded by the coding sequence GTGTCCAGCACCCGGGACCTTCCCGCACAGAGCCGCTCCGCACCGCCCGACATCAGCGAGCAGGGCGGTGCCAACCGGAGCCGTGAGGTTCTGCGCACGCCGCCGCACAACCTCGAAGCCGAGCAGGCCGTCCTGGGCACCCTGATGTCCAGCACCGGGGCCGCCGCACGGTATTTCGCGGAGACCCTGGAGACCGGCATCACCGCCGGGGAGTACTACTGGCCCGCCCACACCACGATCCACCGGGCCATCTGCGACCTTCACCAGGAGACCGAGGTGGTGGACCCGGTCACCGTTGCCGCGCGGCTCACCGAGCGCGGCGAGCTGGCCAAGGCCGGCGGAGCCGCGTACCTGCACGCCTGTGTCGAGGCCGTGCCCACGGTCGCGAACGGCGCGCACTACGCGGAGATCGTCCGCGCCAAGGCCTACCGGCGCGCGGCGATCGAGTCGGCTCAGAAGGTTCTCCAGTACGCCTACAGCGAGGAAGGCGACGAGGACGACGTCCGCAGCCTCGTCGAGCAGGAGTTCACCGCGATCGTCGCCGGTATGCCGGGCCTGCACGCCGCCCCGCCGGTCGTGGATGACCTGTACCTGGACTTCGTGGCCGAGCTGGAAGAGATCCAGGACGGTCGGAAGATCGGCCTGCCCTACGGGATCAGCGACCTGGACGCCGTTACCTGCGGCATGCGCCCCGGCAACGTCACGATCATCGCGGCTGCTTCCGGCGTGGGGAAGTCCACGCTGGCCCTGAACGCGGCGGTCACTGCCGCCAAGGCCGGCGCGCAGGTGATGTTCTCCTCGCTGGAGATGAGCAGCACCGAGCTGATGCAGAAGATCGCCGCAGCCGAGGGCAGGCTGCCCATGCACCACCTCACCCAGCAGGGCGGCCTCACCGCCGACGACTGGAAAACAGTCGAACGCCTCGGACGGGAGCTGTTTCGGACGCTGCCGCTACGGGTGTACCGGCCCGACAGCGCAGCCCTGCACGACATCGAATCCGCGGCCCGCGCCTGCGTCCGCGCCGACGGCCTGGACCTCCTGGTCGTGGACTATCTCCAACTGGTGGAGATCGAACAGGCTCGCAACATCACCCGGGAACAGGCCGTTGCCGCCGTCTCACGCGGCCTCAAAAACCTGTCCGTGCAGCTCGACTGCCACGTCATCGCCCTCTCGCAGCTGAACGAGGACGGCATGATGCGCGAGTCGAGGGCCATCAAGAACGACGCAAGCGTCGTGATCAAAATCGAGCGCCCCGACATGAACGAACCCGAATCCCCGCGCGCCGGTGAGGTCGACCTCGTGATCGAAAAGAACCGCTTCGGCCCCCGCGCAACGGTCTCCGCAGCCGCACAGATGCACTACTCCCGCTTCGTCAACATGGCCCAGACGTGA
- a CDS encoding DUF1932 domain-containing protein: MDQPTVGILHPGSMGAAVAACASTNAAAVLWCATGRSPASVERAAQFGLAPVATLAELLDRSDIVISLCPPAAAEDLARDVAGHRFAGVYVEANAISPERTNRIAALLEPDATIVDGGVVGSPPVGGKTPTLYLSGPASATEHIEALFARTDVRTTVLGPEVGKASALKLAYASFQKTSRVLVALAVGMAREHGVDQELVDIASRRTDSYLAEPTYVAKAAARAWRWGPELEEAAGMLAAAGLPQEMLRAAASTLARWNDVKDDSELTLTDALDRLAHP, from the coding sequence GTGGACCAGCCGACCGTCGGCATTCTCCACCCCGGCAGCATGGGCGCCGCGGTTGCCGCCTGCGCCTCAACCAACGCGGCCGCGGTCCTGTGGTGCGCGACCGGGCGCAGCCCCGCGTCCGTCGAGCGCGCTGCCCAGTTCGGGCTCGCGCCCGTGGCCACGCTGGCCGAACTGCTGGACCGCAGCGACATTGTCATCAGCCTCTGCCCGCCGGCCGCTGCCGAGGACCTGGCCCGCGACGTCGCCGGGCATCGCTTCGCCGGGGTGTACGTCGAGGCGAACGCGATCAGCCCCGAGCGCACGAATCGGATCGCCGCGCTGCTTGAACCTGACGCGACCATCGTGGACGGAGGGGTCGTCGGTTCCCCGCCGGTCGGCGGCAAGACGCCGACCCTGTACCTGTCCGGCCCCGCCTCCGCGACCGAGCACATTGAGGCTCTGTTCGCGCGCACCGACGTCCGGACGACGGTGCTGGGCCCGGAGGTCGGAAAAGCTTCCGCGCTGAAGCTGGCGTACGCGTCGTTCCAGAAGACGAGCCGGGTGCTGGTCGCGCTCGCGGTCGGCATGGCACGCGAGCACGGCGTCGACCAGGAGCTCGTCGACATCGCTTCCCGGCGCACCGACTCGTACCTCGCGGAACCCACGTACGTTGCCAAGGCCGCAGCCCGCGCCTGGCGCTGGGGGCCGGAGCTGGAGGAAGCCGCCGGCATGCTCGCGGCCGCCGGCCTCCCGCAGGAGATGCTGCGCGCGGCCGCGTCCACGCTGGCACGGTGGAACGACGTCAAGGACGACAGCGAACTCACGCTCACCGACGCCCTGGACCGACTCGCCCACCCATAG
- a CDS encoding HAD family hydrolase: MRLALFDLDNTLVSRTTALRTAIDDLCSDRGYGQDVEAWLLTELAERAAPATFSRLVTTFRLAGDGPQLWGAYVDRMAAAVTCRPEVLESLARLRAAAWTIGVITNGASDIQRAKLAATGLTDLVDGIAVSGDLEIRKPDLRLFELAAANCGVSLANGGWMVGDNPAGDIGGGHQAGLRTIWLRGRPWPDGLPAANHVIDDVTDAITILLNETE, from the coding sequence ATGCGGCTCGCCCTTTTCGATCTCGACAACACCCTGGTCAGTCGCACAACTGCTCTTCGCACAGCCATCGATGACCTGTGCAGCGACCGTGGGTACGGTCAGGATGTCGAGGCCTGGCTGCTGACGGAACTGGCTGAGCGAGCTGCTCCCGCTACCTTCTCCCGGCTGGTCACGACGTTCCGGCTGGCTGGCGACGGGCCGCAGCTGTGGGGCGCGTACGTCGATCGCATGGCGGCCGCCGTCACCTGCCGTCCCGAAGTACTTGAGAGCTTGGCGCGCTTGCGCGCGGCCGCATGGACGATCGGTGTCATCACCAACGGGGCCAGCGACATCCAGCGCGCCAAACTCGCCGCGACAGGCCTCACTGACTTGGTCGACGGCATCGCAGTCTCGGGCGATCTGGAGATCCGCAAACCTGACCTGCGCCTGTTCGAACTTGCGGCCGCCAACTGCGGTGTCAGTCTCGCGAACGGCGGCTGGATGGTCGGCGACAACCCGGCCGGAGACATCGGCGGCGGACACCAAGCCGGTCTGCGCACCATCTGGTTGCGTGGCCGCCCCTGGCCCGACGGACTCCCCGCTGCGAACCACGTCATTGATGACGTCACCGACGCCATCACCATCCTGCTCAACGAGACGGAGTAG